The following proteins are encoded in a genomic region of Populus nigra chromosome 16, ddPopNigr1.1, whole genome shotgun sequence:
- the LOC133675340 gene encoding uncharacterized protein LOC133675340, with amino-acid sequence MLCSVKTSKSGSNWLDRLWSNKGFNNNDDDDPSVPNPSSSPITDASNSVINSNSESTHSESDQNKVTTTTTREISSSDNKDLFFLMNNVLSDLFNMGGCSEPIEGSSRHSRKKEKIPRKQTKPKFCFVSGNNSSDDSLDCVRKDENVLVATGSLNSDKNSNNVDCGVDDDDEEAEEEDVEEEKGKGFGVSGDKELKGYSRSEVTVIDTSCLVWKFDKLVFRKKNVWKVRDKKGKSWVSGSKKRKVIDLESANGNGAKKKAKVSNLEVGSSKDANDVQKPEDERREEVEMAEDHSQVATKRIHLSRSLDKSKKSGSSVIFIKAIPTSNKSGRNNTKNRLKDTQK; translated from the exons ATGCTGTGCTCAGTTAAAACCAGCAAGTCCGGTTCCAACTGGTTAGACCGGCTTTGGTCCAACAAGGGCttcaacaacaatgatgatgatgacccTTCTGTTCCAAACCCATCTAGTTCTCCGATTACCGATGCTTCCAATTCTGTCATCAACTCAAACTCCGAGTCAACTCACTCTGAATCAGATCAAAACAAagtcacaacaacaacaaccaggGAGATTTCTTCAAGTGACAATAAagatttgttctttttaatgaaCAATGTTCTTTCAGACCTCTTTAACATGGGTGGTTGCAGTGAACCGATTGAGGGAAGTTCAAGACATTCCAGGAAAAAGGAGAAGATTcctagaaaacaaacaaagccCAAGTTTTGTTTCGTTTCTGGGAATAACAGTAGTGATGATTCTTTAGATTGCGTGAGAAAAGACGAGAATGTCCTTGTTGCTACAGGGTCATTGAATTCtgataaaaattctaataatgTGGATTGTGgggttgatgatgatgatgaggaggcggaggaggaggatgttgaGGAGGAGAAGGGGAAGGGTTTTGGTGTTAGTGGTGATAAAGAGCTAAAAGGATATTCAAGAAGTGAGGTGACCGTAATTGATACAAGTTGTCTAGTGTGGAAGTTTGATAAGTTGGTGTTTAGAAAGAAGAACGTGTGGAAAGTTAGGGATAAGAAGGGAAAATCTTGGGTGTCTGGGAGCAAGAAGAGGAAAGTAATTGACTTGGAATCTGCAAATGGAAATGGTGCTAAGAAGAAAGCTAAAGTTTCAAACTTGGAGGTTGGATCGTCCAAGGATGCCAATGAT GTTCAGAAACCAGAGGATGAGAGAAGGGAAGAGGTAGAAATGGCAGAGGATCATAGCCAAGTTGCCACAAAGAG GATTCATTTATCCAGATCTcttgacaaatctaaaaagaGTGGTTCgtctgttatttttataaaagccATCCCTACAAGCAACAAAAGTGGGAGAAATAATACCAAGAATCGTCTCAAGGACACTCAAAAGTAA
- the LOC133675235 gene encoding transcription termination factor MTERF8, chloroplastic isoform X1, which translates to MLATANPLFSSSNSSFLLQTTNPSPIKLQALATPFTTFSPHGKFTPANFAKASRFLAPVGFPLTKRLLVQCSCLELPSILQSEFGLIYSFFAEMGFNEKETGLLLEQNPALKSASFDSIRAHVLLLESVGIKGAELYHLIDKSPDVLTAKEIVPLIHFVLNDLEGKVEPAQLRRLLIATVPRFLAGFDEKVKLLIKRGIPQEKIVHVLNNVNLTKALSLKSIEEIEKTVTYLSRFGGVDIIVRRPMILNFDLDTQLIPRVELLKEISGGDEDATGIVLHKLPAILSYSVKHTGGHVELLRSFAGLTDPQIFKIFSVFPNVVSASKERKLRPRIEFLKQCGLSSDEIFKFLTKAPVFLGLSFEDNLVHKLVVLVKIGYENGTKELAAAMGAASRTSCENLQNVIGLFLSYGLTYADILAMSKKHPQILQYKCGALEEKLEFLIEEMGREVRELLSFPAFLGYNLDERIKHRYEVKKLTVGEGMSINKLLSVSDDRFLNQKQKKKPIPEGQSERMMKVG; encoded by the exons ATGCTTGCAACAGCAAaccctttattttcttcttcaaattcttcCTTTCTCTTGCAAACAACAAACCCATCACCAATAAAGCTTCAAGCTTTAGCTACTCCATTCACAACTTTCTCTCCCCATGGAAAGTTCACTCCAGCAAACTTTGCTAAAGCTTCAAGATTCTTAGCCCCTGTGGGTTTTCCACTCACTAAACGCCTTCTAGTCCAGTGCAGCTGTCTGGAATTGCCTTCGATTTTGCAGAGTGAATTTG gTTTGATTTATTCGTTCTTTGCAGAAATGGGTTTCAATGAGAAAGAAACTGGGTTACTGTTAGAGCAGAACCCAGCTCTAAAGTCTGCATCTTTTGACTCCATACGAGCCCATGTTTTACTCTTAGAGTCTGTTGGAATCAAAGGCGCTGAACTATATCACTTGATTGATAAGTCTCCGGATGTTTTAACAGCGAAGGAAATTGTTCCATTGATACATTTTGTGCTTAATGATTTAGAAGGAAAGGTCGAGCCAGCACAACTTAGGCGCCTTTTGATTGCCACTGTGCCAAGGTTCTTGGCTGGTTTTGATGAAAAGGTTAAGCTGTTGATTAAACGTGGAATTCCTCAAGAAAAGATTGTTCATGTTCTCAACAATGTGAATTTGACCAAGGCTTTGAGCCTTAAGTCtattgaagaaattgagaaGACTGTTACTTACTTGAGTCGTTTTGGTGGGGTTGACATAATCGTTAGGCGGCCAATGATACTGAATTTTGATTTGGATACTCAGTTGATTCCTAGAGTAGAGTTGCTCAAGGAGATTAGTGGTGGAGATGAGGATGCCACGGGGATTGTGTTGCATAAACTCCCTGCCATTTTAAGTTACAGTGTGAAGCATACGGGGGGGCATGTTGAGTTGTTGAGATCTTTTGCTGGCCTAACTGATCCACaaatattcaagattttttctgTGTTTCCAAATGTGGTTAGTGCCAGCAAGGAGAGGAAGTTGCGTCCGAGAATAGAGTTTCTCAAGCAATGCGGGTTGAGTTCTGACGAGATATTCAAGTTCTTGACTAAAGCCCCTGTATTTCTTGGCCTGTCCTTTGAAGATAATCTCGTGCATAAACTTGTTGTTTTGGTGAAGATAGGGTATGAAAATGGAACCAAGGAATTGGCTGCGGCAATGGGAGCTGCATCAAGGACAAGCTGTGAGAATTTGCAAAATGTGATTGGGCTATTCTTGAGTTATGGTCTTACTTATGCAGATATTCTTGCCATGAGCAAGAAGCACCCTCAGATTCTACAGTACAAATGTGGTGCTTTGGAGGAGAAGTTGGAATTCTTGATTGAGGAAATGGGTCGTGAAGTCAGAGAGCTTTTGTCTTTTCCTGCATTTCTTGGTTACAACCTTGATGAGAGGATTAAGCATAGGTATGAAGTAAAGAAGTTGACTGTAGGGGAAGGGATGTCCATCAATAAGCTCTTGAGTGTCTCAGATGATAGATTTCTAAAtcagaagcaaaagaaaaaacctattCCCGAAGGACAGTCTGAACGAATGATGAAGGTTGGATGA
- the LOC133675235 gene encoding transcription termination factor MTERF8, chloroplastic isoform X2, whose product MLATANPLFSSSNSSFLLQTTNPSPIKLQALATPFTTFSPHGKFTPANFAKASRFLAPVGFPLTKRLLVQCSCLELPSILQSEFEMGFNEKETGLLLEQNPALKSASFDSIRAHVLLLESVGIKGAELYHLIDKSPDVLTAKEIVPLIHFVLNDLEGKVEPAQLRRLLIATVPRFLAGFDEKVKLLIKRGIPQEKIVHVLNNVNLTKALSLKSIEEIEKTVTYLSRFGGVDIIVRRPMILNFDLDTQLIPRVELLKEISGGDEDATGIVLHKLPAILSYSVKHTGGHVELLRSFAGLTDPQIFKIFSVFPNVVSASKERKLRPRIEFLKQCGLSSDEIFKFLTKAPVFLGLSFEDNLVHKLVVLVKIGYENGTKELAAAMGAASRTSCENLQNVIGLFLSYGLTYADILAMSKKHPQILQYKCGALEEKLEFLIEEMGREVRELLSFPAFLGYNLDERIKHRYEVKKLTVGEGMSINKLLSVSDDRFLNQKQKKKPIPEGQSERMMKVG is encoded by the exons ATGCTTGCAACAGCAAaccctttattttcttcttcaaattcttcCTTTCTCTTGCAAACAACAAACCCATCACCAATAAAGCTTCAAGCTTTAGCTACTCCATTCACAACTTTCTCTCCCCATGGAAAGTTCACTCCAGCAAACTTTGCTAAAGCTTCAAGATTCTTAGCCCCTGTGGGTTTTCCACTCACTAAACGCCTTCTAGTCCAGTGCAGCTGTCTGGAATTGCCTTCGATTTTGCAGAGTGAATTTG AAATGGGTTTCAATGAGAAAGAAACTGGGTTACTGTTAGAGCAGAACCCAGCTCTAAAGTCTGCATCTTTTGACTCCATACGAGCCCATGTTTTACTCTTAGAGTCTGTTGGAATCAAAGGCGCTGAACTATATCACTTGATTGATAAGTCTCCGGATGTTTTAACAGCGAAGGAAATTGTTCCATTGATACATTTTGTGCTTAATGATTTAGAAGGAAAGGTCGAGCCAGCACAACTTAGGCGCCTTTTGATTGCCACTGTGCCAAGGTTCTTGGCTGGTTTTGATGAAAAGGTTAAGCTGTTGATTAAACGTGGAATTCCTCAAGAAAAGATTGTTCATGTTCTCAACAATGTGAATTTGACCAAGGCTTTGAGCCTTAAGTCtattgaagaaattgagaaGACTGTTACTTACTTGAGTCGTTTTGGTGGGGTTGACATAATCGTTAGGCGGCCAATGATACTGAATTTTGATTTGGATACTCAGTTGATTCCTAGAGTAGAGTTGCTCAAGGAGATTAGTGGTGGAGATGAGGATGCCACGGGGATTGTGTTGCATAAACTCCCTGCCATTTTAAGTTACAGTGTGAAGCATACGGGGGGGCATGTTGAGTTGTTGAGATCTTTTGCTGGCCTAACTGATCCACaaatattcaagattttttctgTGTTTCCAAATGTGGTTAGTGCCAGCAAGGAGAGGAAGTTGCGTCCGAGAATAGAGTTTCTCAAGCAATGCGGGTTGAGTTCTGACGAGATATTCAAGTTCTTGACTAAAGCCCCTGTATTTCTTGGCCTGTCCTTTGAAGATAATCTCGTGCATAAACTTGTTGTTTTGGTGAAGATAGGGTATGAAAATGGAACCAAGGAATTGGCTGCGGCAATGGGAGCTGCATCAAGGACAAGCTGTGAGAATTTGCAAAATGTGATTGGGCTATTCTTGAGTTATGGTCTTACTTATGCAGATATTCTTGCCATGAGCAAGAAGCACCCTCAGATTCTACAGTACAAATGTGGTGCTTTGGAGGAGAAGTTGGAATTCTTGATTGAGGAAATGGGTCGTGAAGTCAGAGAGCTTTTGTCTTTTCCTGCATTTCTTGGTTACAACCTTGATGAGAGGATTAAGCATAGGTATGAAGTAAAGAAGTTGACTGTAGGGGAAGGGATGTCCATCAATAAGCTCTTGAGTGTCTCAGATGATAGATTTCTAAAtcagaagcaaaagaaaaaacctattCCCGAAGGACAGTCTGAACGAATGATGAAGGTTGGATGA